From the genome of Henningerozyma blattae CBS 6284 chromosome 8, complete genome:
ataaTTGTTAACACAGATTTATCCAATTTAGCAATTGATGATAATCCGATATTCAGTTCACATAGTGAAATTAAACCTTTAagctttaataataataatagtcaACTAATGAATAAATCGTCGATCAATTGCTTGGGGAATGAGGGAAATAATACAAAGAAAAGGCCAGATCCATTAAACCTGGTgcctttaaataattcattaaatacTTCATTGATGAATACTGAAACTTTACTACTTCACAATAGTACAAATCCTTTtgctaatgaaaatatttataacgAATTTGTTAGCAtagaaaatttaacaaGTAATTCAacagataataaatatgattaCAATGAAAATACGCCAGATGAGTATTATGATTATGCAAATAATGTCAATACAAGAGAAActtatgatgatgaaagtGATGATAGTGAAGATAGTGGTAACCCAAGTACTAATGCTAAATTACATTTTaatcaagaaaatgattttaTCAGGCAAAAAGGGTTTTCCTTTCCAACcacaaataatgaattggataataaagaaaaagaggAATCATCACCAAGTGAAACTTCTCGCATTCATGGCAAAGAGCCTATTCAAAAGCTAGTTAATGATTCATTTATAAGTAGTGTGTCAGATACTGATAACTTTATCAATATGGTTGATGGTGATCTATTACCACTTTTCAATGATAATAGATATGTTTCAATAAATGGATCACAAAGCATGTATAGTGAAATATCAGATTTACATATTCAGCACTCGAATGGAACAGGTAATCTAAATGATATTATGGGATCTccaagtaataataatagtaacaCTGGCAGTAATTTAAGGGTTGTAAATGCAAATAGAAGTGATTCGAGTTCAATTTTATCTCAAGATACTTCGGTCTCTAGTTCAGGGTCaaattttagttttattaaagGCCATGAAGATACTTACAATACTGTCGATGATATGTATCATACAAATATCGCTAGTAGCATGTCAAATAGTTTGTCAATCACAAACCTCGACGATAATACACGTATGAATAGAAATACGattaaagatgataatAGCACTGAAGATTCTGAGAATTTCTCAGCTCAACCTAGAATGAATTTTAGAATTGTTAATGAAAGTAATGATGCTATTCATGATTCTGCTAGTTTATCAGATGAATCATATcatgaaaataataccaCTCTTGATCGCTCACTTGGTGATGATTTTGCCAATATGATGAATAATGGAATATTTgggaataataatattgaaaacatTTATGTTGGTAACAAGAATGTTGAAGAAGGACAAAGATATTCTGAATACACAAAAAATATGGTAGATACTTATATACGTGATCATTCTCGTGAAACCTCCCAGGATTTAAAATCAGATTTTCCAACTGGATTGTCGAAAGATTCAATGATAAACACATCAATGGATAGTAGTATTCCAGAAACAGAATTGACGAGTTCAACTACTGCAGGTCAAACTATTTCTAGTAAAGCTAGCAGTGTACCCACAGCCATAACTAATAATAGTGGTAATATGATTTCTGCAGAATCCTCACTATCTTCAGAATCTAATGTTAATAGCAATGTTCGATTAGTTTCCAGTTATATCGAAGAAATTagattaaaatatttaccaaCTACCAACTTCTTAAATACGCCTCCAAACTTACCTATTACATTGAAGAGTAAAAACCAATTATTACGTACTAAGCAAAACATTAAAGTTAAGATTAGAACTAGTTCTAAACAAATTGGTATTAAGCATGGCGCAGCCAAACCTAAATTATTAGCTCTGGAAACCATGAACGAAGAATTTAGTGATAAAGCTGGGCACGGTagtataaatataagaactaataatattggatctagaaagaagaatataaatcatACAAAGGAGTTCCATgaattaatgaataaacaaaagaatattaggcaagatgatattattgaagatgaagaagaagatgaagaagaatatttgaattatattcCTGGTGACGATGCGTATGATAGTGATGACATGATGGCTCCATTACGGAAGAAGAGTCAAAATGGAAAGGACAGTGATAATAAAAGTGGtaaaaattccaaatcaATTGATAGGAATAATACAGTGTTGAGTTACTATACTCGTAAGCAACGAAAACTATTGGGAGAAAATATCAATGACGAGTCTAAAGGACATGCGTTACCTTCACTAGATGGTTTTGATGGATTTGATAGTGGGCTAAGACTTGCTAATCCTGATACTGACAATAAATAGTTAAAACAGTTAGTATGTTTAAtactattttaattaaataaagacTAAATAATGGTGGAAAAGGTACAAGAAGCATTCCACACTTAAATTCtaattatctaaattaggaatataaaattattcagGTACATATGCCTATAAATAGATggtatttatatatattacgataaatatatatatatacatatatgcGTGTGAATTGGAAATATGTATGAATAATAGTACATTAAAAAGATGAATGAGTATACGtaacaaatatttacatGGTCGGCGTTTAGTTATATTACATTTAAGTTTGGATAGGAATCTCTAAAGCAGACAATAAATTCTTTGCTCTAGTATCAGTTTGTGAagttgtattaatattaatatgcATTCCAAAGGTTGTTGGccaaaattcttcattgtaattgatttctgggaaaaatttaatatggCTTGGTTTTAAACCAATTGAAATGGAACCGAAGCCATTACCATTGGATTTAGAGATACCTTTAAATTCTCTAATTCTTGGTAATACAAAGTTATTCAAGGTGGTTAAGAATTGATACATTGGTTTACCTTTCAAAATGATTTTAGCGCCCATTTTTTTGCCTCGTCTTACACTGAATGCAGGCATGTCCTtctttgaatatatatatgaaggTTTTTGTGAAGTAATTTGttgtaattgtaaataaGCAACAGTTggataattaatattttcttgacCTTTATTAACGtaacaatttaaaacaacGCTCTCTAATTCTGGAATATTCGACCAATCGATGGGATGCAAATCTGGTACTTCTCTTGAAGAACCAGTGAAAGCAGGTCTCTTTGGAGGTCTGTTGATATGATAGGGAGAAGAGCCATCCCAAGGTGTAAACTTTGAGCCCTTTACACTCTGAGCATTATGCTCgaaatttatcaataataaatcagaTTTCAatgtatttaaataatgggAATGTAATGCGTCTTGATGGGTAGTAACTGGTTTGAATCTTGGTGATCtgatatcatttttttcatatttcaaTTCAGGGAACCTTGGAGATAGCATCCGTTTATCGATCTTGACTTTATGGTGAACTGGTTGGACCAATGAACATGCACTTTTCCATAGTCTACTAGTATGTTTCATAGtcctttttgtttattaGCTTATTTTGATCTTCAGAACTTCGAATGTCATATATATAGTCTTCAATATGTTTTagcttttaatttttcaaccttaaaaattgttttaatataaaatgagATTTTGCTTTTCGGGTCCTTTGTGCGAGGTAAAAAATGCCGAGAAAATcacatattttttatatataaaaattatcttcatttttttattataactTATAACTtagaaatttatttttatcttgaGTAAACAAGAATTGAAGTCCTTTCACATTGCACTCctattctattatttttagaataatctaaagaatttttttcctagtatctaattttaaaagaagaaaagcatttttttaatgataaag
Proteins encoded in this window:
- the TBLA0H00440 gene encoding uncharacterized protein (similar to Saccharomyces cerevisiae YDR239C; ancestral locus Anc_8.463), translated to MFGSNESGKPKRRSFFFFGNNSNSEPASTAGSTTKGTGTTSKTQSKPITKTSANKATTSITKHTLGTKHSESLSSKIAPSKHISKTKNSLGTKNLPGTKNSSGTRNSSGTSNSSIKNTTASHSTSSLPRTTVINNASANGSLSSTDHHSHNLNESIRHKQHSISTSAINSTASSHLTDKKFLLSNQTTRSSTADSRLNISAISSNHSSYNTISQTPSIPEQESNMNVSHNKSIPSLGEQHRQMTPQDNPFLMRNKNRNTPVHDEISTPSHSNSSYTNLNKNTNRHILDLTPNISKISTVSSTISEQDENINPALSLINNSVSNPNSTSKYHSTSTINSASNENRRVNSRTRRPPPPPVNINIVNNAINRSLENVSSVNESANTNTLININSTSSNNSIIKIGSNLNSVNNSHDNISNSPEINNVFASLPVISSNTHERKRSATEKLVEDIDNFISETSSPRKSSNILPTNIFTDIKSHQRTRSEAEKLVDDIDTFMSENSSKSHTSGLKINNNSTHERSESEAERLLVDIENYIAEKNLDLDDSATAGLNISHCSTNNQAISKQINDSVDDSIGPSHEVSTLAKNEPITTNKKIDIIVNTDLSNLAIDDNPIFSSHSEIKPLSFNNNNSQLMNKSSINCLGNEGNNTKKRPDPLNLVPLNNSLNTSLMNTETLLLHNSTNPFANENIYNEFVSIENLTSNSTDNKYDYNENTPDEYYDYANNVNTRETYDDESDDSEDSGNPSTNAKLHFNQENDFIRQKGFSFPTTNNELDNKEKEESSPSETSRIHGKEPIQKLVNDSFISSVSDTDNFINMVDGDLLPLFNDNRYVSINGSQSMYSEISDLHIQHSNGTGNLNDIMGSPSNNNSNTGSNLRVVNANRSDSSSILSQDTSVSSSGSNFSFIKGHEDTYNTVDDMYHTNIASSMSNSLSITNLDDNTRMNRNTIKDDNSTEDSENFSAQPRMNFRIVNESNDAIHDSASLSDESYHENNTTLDRSLGDDFANMMNNGIFGNNNIENIYVGNKNVEEGQRYSEYTKNMVDTYIRDHSRETSQDLKSDFPTGLSKDSMINTSMDSSIPETELTSSTTAGQTISSKASSVPTAITNNSGNMISAESSLSSESNVNSNVRLVSSYIEEIRLKYLPTTNFLNTPPNLPITLKSKNQLLRTKQNIKVKIRTSSKQIGIKHGAAKPKLLALETMNEEFSDKAGHGSINIRTNNIGSRKKNINHTKEFHELMNKQKNIRQDDIIEDEEEDEEEYLNYIPGDDAYDSDDMMAPLRKKSQNGKDSDNKSGKNSKSIDRNNTVLSYYTRKQRKLLGENINDESKGHALPSLDGFDGFDSGLRLANPDTDNK
- the MRPL7 gene encoding mitochondrial 54S ribosomal protein uL5m (similar to Saccharomyces cerevisiae MRPL7 (YDR237W); ancestral locus Anc_8.461); this encodes MKHTSRLWKSACSLVQPVHHKVKIDKRMLSPRFPELKYEKNDIRSPRFKPVTTHQDALHSHYLNTLKSDLLLINFEHNAQSVKGSKFTPWDGSSPYHINRPPKRPAFTGSSREVPDLHPIDWSNIPELESVVLNCYVNKGQENINYPTVAYLQLQQITSQKPSYIYSKKDMPAFSVRRGKKMGAKIILKGKPMYQFLTTLNNFVLPRIREFKGISKSNGNGFGSISIGLKPSHIKFFPEINYNEEFWPTTFGMHININTTSQTDTRAKNLLSALEIPIQT